AACCAGAAAGATTTAGCACTAGAATGTTCTACATAAAAGAAAGGCGCTAGACGGAGTAAAGGCAAGTGAGATAAACAAAGCAGTTTCCCTATGTTTAAACCTTGCCGCGAGAGAGTCTTTCTCCAATAACTTTTACATATGAgacaacaaaaattattttacaaactCGCGTTGTATCAACTAAATCTATATGCCTTTTAGAATGTTGTGTGCGACAATAATAATGATATGCCTCGTGACCTGCGCCCACCTCACGCATCCGCCTTTTAGAACATTGTGtacaacaataataatgatatagATTTTAGTTGATACAGCGCGagtttgtaaaataatttttgttgtcTCATATATAAAAGTTACTGGAGAAATACTCTCGCGGCAAGGTTTTACACATAGGTCAACTGCTTTGTTTATCTCGCTTGCCTTTACTCCGTCTAGCGCCTTTCTTTTATGTAGAACATTTCTAGTGCTAAATCTTTCCGGTTTTATAcaattttgctttatttgattcatCAACAAATCTTTTATCATTTCCAATTAAGGTAAGATTGTGTGTTGATAGTAAtcatttttgatttattaaattttctttatttgattcatCGATGTCTATAAGTGTGCGAAGAAAACAAggattttttttcattgttaTAGGACTAACTTTTTCGTCTTGCTTGTATCGATCAGGTCTATTTGGATGGATAAGAAACTTGTAATTGCAGCGGTGGATGTCATCGCTAGCAATACTGACATTTTGTGTGAAATTCTAGTTCGTTTGCCTGCAAGTTCTCTCATCAGGTTTAGTGCAGTATGCAAGCTTTGGTACTCAATCATTATGAGTATGCCTTTCAGGATTCATCACTCTCGTTGTCTTGCTTTTGCTAATGCTCTCCCTCCTACGGGGATCTACTTCTACAATTGTCTTGCGAAGGTCCAGAATCTTGAATCTCTTTCGCTTACTGATAATGTAAGTAGCCTCCCTCCTCTCCATGACGAACTTACAACAAGTACAACGATAGGAGGTGATGTAGTTGAGGTTATCGATTTCAAGGTTACGCAATCTTGCAATGGTCTGTTTATGTGCATATTAACTGAGAGGTCTAATACGTCTACTAGCAGAAAAGGTCTTGTTTACAATCCTGTAAATAAGTTCCGATATGTATTGCCTACCTGTACGATGTCTGATGAATGGGAGTATTATAATCTGATATCGTATCCAGAACCACCCTATTACAAAGCTTTGTG
The Capsicum annuum cultivar UCD-10X-F1 unplaced genomic scaffold, UCD10Xv1.1 ctg77304, whole genome shotgun sequence genome window above contains:
- the LOC124894769 gene encoding F-box protein At5g07610-like translates to MDKKLVIAAVDVIASNTDILCEILVRLPASSLIRFSAVCKLWYSIIMSMPFRIHHSRCLAFANALPPTGIYFYNCLAKVQNLESLSLTDNVSSLPPLHDELTTSTTIGGDVVEVIDFKVTQSCNGLFMCILTERSNTSTSRKGLVYNPVNKFRYVLPTCTMSDEWEYYNLISYPEPPYYKALCATYLAGGNLGVSSMGLYMLEGDSWRHCGSMDATGHGFDSGVFWNGAIHWIGVYFSVYFV